The window AAGGCGCTGGATCATACCTTTTCGCTTCTTTTAAAAGAGAGGTTGGCTTCCAATATGACTTGCGAATAAAGAAAAACCCTAAAACATTATGGATTGGCCAGGAGGTTAATCTGTATAATATCAGGAATGTAATAGGTTCCATCGGACGAGAGGGGGGCGAAACAATGATGTATGACGGCATAATGGGTGGAGGCATGGGGCTCTGGATGTTGTTCGGCACGGTTTTTTGGATCCTGGTGATTGCGGGGGGAATCCTGTTAGTGGTCTGGGCTGTGCAAAAAAGCAGTGGTGGAGAAGTCAGAAAATCAGAAGAGTCAGCCCTGGAGATTTTGAAGAAACGGTATGCCCGTGGGGAAATCCAAAAAGAGGAGTTTGAGGAAAAAAAGCGGAATATCTTGTAGAGAAACTATTTTATGGGATATCGTCGCTTACTGGCGGCCATAATTCTTGACGTCACCACTTTTTAAAGAAAATGGAGGATAAGGTATGGATCAGTCAAAGGAGCAGAAAATTTTGCAAAAGTATAAGACCATTGCTGTGGTAGGGCTTTCCACCAATTCAGAGAAACCGGCCCATTTTGTCCCTAAATACCTGAAAGAACAGGGATATACCATCATAGGAA of the Nitrospirota bacterium genome contains:
- a CDS encoding SHOCT domain-containing protein produces the protein MMYDGIMGGGMGLWMLFGTVFWILVIAGGILLVVWAVQKSSGGEVRKSEESALEILKKRYARGEIQKEEFEEKKRNIL